In Brassica napus cultivar Da-Ae chromosome C2, Da-Ae, whole genome shotgun sequence, the sequence CTTAGGTTTCCTAATGACTGCCTCCATGCACTGAATCACATCTCCAACTCTAAAATCATTCCACTCTCCCATCACAAGCCCACACTCGTTCCCTTTCCCTACCTGTTCCACGTCTTGTTTCTCCCGTTTCAGCGACGCACACGACCCTTCAAACAACACTTCCCCACTCCTTAACAGCCTCATCATCCCGCTTCTACACACCCGACCATCCATCACTTTGCAACCAGCGATGCTCACTCCATCTTCCTCACTTCTCCTCTTTCCCAACACCTTGAAAATGCTGAGAACTTCAGCTTCACCGGCCACCTCCAGCTCCGATACCCCCGGTGCTTTCTCTACGATCAAGTTCCCTATGTCTTCGAGCAGATGGTATATCACACGGTGATGGAATACCTAAGAGATCAGATCACCATTGGTTACAACGTTAAAGCTCTCTCCACAACCCAAATGCCAAAGCAAGAACATAAACCATATACCTTGACGCTGGCTTGAGCCGCGGAAAGATTACCAGAACCTCCACCCTTAACGTTAAAGGCAACGATACACGCCCCGCAAGCTTGTGCCCTTTCTAAATCGGAATGAGACACTGCTCCTACTCCACTATGAACAATGTTCACAAAAACCTATCCAAATAAAAACCATaagaaaacaaatcacaaaCACATAGAGCCAATAAGCAACAAACACCAAAGTATACGAACCTGTGGGCTATTTAATGTTCTTAGGGCATCAGCAACAGCCTGTGCGGTACCTTGCACGTCAGACTTCACTATTATGGGTAACTCAACTCGAACAAACCCTTCTTCAGACTCTGCTTCTTTCTTCTCTGCTTCAGCTACTCTAGCTTCCTCTGCTTTCAACAACCGATCTCTTTCATATTTCCTTTTCCTCCCTTCACTAAGCATCTTCGCTCGTTCCTCTGACTCCACCACAATGACATCGTCACCAGCCATCGGAAGACCCTTAAGCCCTTCAATCTCAACGGGCATCGCTGGTGTTGCTCGGTCCGTTTGCTTACCGGCCATGTCCCGGATAGCCCTGAGTCTTCCCCACTGAGACCCAATGACTACGTGATGACCACTCACCAAAGTCCCAGCCTTTACAATAATGGTTGCTAACGGTCCACGGCCTTTGTCTAGACGAGCCTCCACCACATATGCCTGAGCTGGTCCTTCCACACGTGCCTTGAGGTCCATATCCACTGCTTCAAGAAGCAGAGCTTCTTCTAACTTGTCTAGCCCTGTACTCTTCATTGCGGACACCTCAACAACCTGAACGTTTCCTCCGATATCTTCAAGCTCTATCCCCTCAGCGGCGAGCTGGTTCTTGACTCTTTCCGGATTAGCTCCCGGCTTATCGCATTTATTAATCGCAACCACAATCGGAACATTGGCCGACCTAGCGTGCGCGATGGCCTCGAGCGTCTGTGGCATTACACCATCATCAGCAGCAACCACCAAGACAACTATATCAGTAACAGCAGCTCCCCGAGCACGCATCTCACTGAAAGCGGCGTGACCAGGCGTGTCTAGGAAGGTGATTGAAGTGCCGGAGTCCGGCATGCCCACCACGAACGCACCCACGTGCTGAGTGATCCCACCTGCTTCTCTTGCCGCCACGGAGGTGTTTCTTAAAGCGTCTAACAGAGAGGTCTTTCCATGATCGACATGGCCCATTACCGTTACAACCGGAGGCCTTGGGAGGATCTGTGATCCTTCTGTAGTGTGCTGTCTCCTTACATTGATCCCTATTTCCTGCAAAAGAAGAAGATCTTAACATGCAAGATCCATGACCTTGTAGCTAGAGGTTCGAATCATTTTATTACCATTGCAAGAAGCTCGGCAACATCTATGCTGATTGCGTCGAACTCCGAACTAACGGTTTCCCCAACATTGAGGAGAATGCTCTGCAAAACCGCCAATGACTCACCAGTACGCTTGGAGAACTCAAGTAAGGTCATGCCTTCGAACACATCGACTGTTTTCTCAGCCAATCCCTTTGCCAATCTTTGTAGCCTGGGAGGCACATAAGGAGCTTCAACGGGTGGCTTATCAGTTTTCTTCTCCCGTTTTGAGAACTTTCCTTTCGTTTTCACAGTCTGCTTCTTGAGCTCACGATGGCTCAGCTGACGATCAGGATCCTCTTTTCTTCTCGCCAGTGTTTCTCGGCTTACATGAAAGCACCTGCTGCTCAAAAAACACAGGACAGTGAACATTTCTatagaataatatataagagagaaGGATTAAAAAGTGTAGGCGAATGGTTTATACCTTATGGATGTGAAGGTTGGGAAAGATTCATGATTAGGCGAGCTGAACCCGAACCCTAAAACATGAATAAAAGTGTTCTTTATCCATTTTCCACAACGTTAAAAGGAAATCTTGTAACCATCCTTTTCACTGTGCTTACCATTAATGTACCGAGCGAATGAGAAAGCAACACTTCCAGAAGTGCTTTTGGAAAACGTAGAGGAAATATGTCTCTCTGTAGATGCTGGTACCCGCGGAAGAACCAAACCTCTTTTAAAAGAGGTTTCAATGCCCTGTAAATACACCCGTAAACATATGTGAAAACGCTAATAAAAATGAGACCGAAATGGACAAGAAAATCACTTAAATCTTCAACCAACAGTCTGAAAAAGGAGTAGCTTAGACAATGAACTGATTAAAACACGCTTCACGTTCATCCATGGATAAACACATACTCGTAGGCTTTAATGTGGCAATTCATAAAGAGAAACAGATCGAGAACCAAGAATCCAACATCATACATAACTACGACATATCCCATGGAGAAAAAAAGAGTTGTTTGACCACTAAAACTAAGCAAAGTTTAAGCAAATGCCAGAAAAAGTATGAAATGGAAAACTATAATCTTTTTGCACGAATGAATGATTACCTTCTTGCCTAAGTGACTCAGCGCCATTCATACGCCAATCAATCTCTGCACTGAAACAAAACCCTCAATTTGGTAAGCATGGAAATTTTCATTTAGAAACAAAACTAAATCAGAAGTAGAGATAATCAAACGCATGTCCTAACAGATTCTTCTCGAACCAAAACCTCTAAGTAAAACAACTCCTAATTACAAACTGGATTATTTGTTATCTGTTGGAGAAGACAAAGTTTCTTTTCAATTGTTATCTAACAAAGGAGATATACAGATTCCTTTGGTGGGTCGGAATCAGATTGCCCCAGAGATTGACAATGTTTTAGTTCAATTCGTGAAGATAAATGGCTAAATAAGTAATATCAACGATGCACATTTCGGCAGTAACTTCGTTTCGGCAAATGAACAAACACCTTGCGCGCATACAATCTCGAAGAAAAAGAAACTCAAAAAGAAACAAGTGCAAGTGCTATCTAACCTTGAAAGCTTCGATCGGATTACAGGGAGTATCTCTTGTCTTGTGGAGTCTTGTCTCTCAGACAATCGTGGCAGATTCGGAACTTAGAAGCTGAGAAGAAAAAGAATCCTCGGGAAATAAGAACAACAAAAAGATGGAAAGCACAAATATCTCTCTCTTTCATTTGGGCTTTTAGCTCGGCTAAACTTAAATCCATTAAATTCTTAAGCccaaacaaatataaaacaaaatcctTTCGAGTTTGtctgggaaaaaaaaaacataatccgtttgattttttttttttgttaaaacgaTTGATTATGGTTGCTCGGATCCGCTTTGGTTGGGTTTTCTCCAGTTTTCAGGATCAGACTCGGAAGATCCATTCAGGTTTTACCATTGTTCTAAAAATTGGTCTAGGCAAGGTGTAGGGACTAGAGCGGAACCATGTACCTGATTAAAGCTAGGAACGGATCTGTTTTTGAGCCAAACAAAGCTCCATCAGTCGGTCTTACGCTCGGGTTATTGGACAGGCCGTTCGGTTTGTTGAAACTCAGGATGTTCGGACAACTCAATGAAAATCTAGGCAAAGCGGAATTTTCGGACAGCGATGGTCGGATCCGGACAAGTGTTGTTGGATTCGGACAATACGGTTGAACTGGTCGGTTAGACAGTGATTGTCTGAAATCAGACAAGACAGTTAAGACTgtcggctaagctgagatgagctgattcAGTAGTATCAGTCTGATTCGGACAAGGCGGTTAGAGTTGTCGACTGGATCAGTCAGCTCTAGCTCGAGTTTCGTCTAAGTAAAACTGGCGGGAAcccctgttctaaaaatcggccgcctaggcgctacgcgtcactcttccgccccgatttatgccaaatcggtttaaaaaatcggatatccgattttttccgtctagaccgcctaaatgaccgcctagccgcctaggcggccgcctaatctattttttatttttatttttatttttttttatctttttattttttattttttatttttttatttttaataatatttttattttttatttgatctaaaattttataaatatcatttatattcataattttgatgaaaaatacgctatattaagtttatatattctatttgtgtgttttatacaatcttaaacatgaaaatgtattaatgttacacacaattaaagattaacatgttttataacacagtaaaccatctaaaaattctgccccgcataatttccgattaatccccgattttctctttaggcgctaggcccaacccgaccgcccgactagcgcctagcgcgttcccgaacagggGCGGGAACAGTTAAAGTCCAAAAAGGGGAAAAACTCGCGCTGGAACGCTTTGGAGCGCGGGGTGGCGGTTATGGATTAAGAGCCGCGAGTAGAATAAGCGGAAATGGTTAACTTTGCAGTTTCTCGGGCCTAAACCACCCAACTGCCCATTTTAATCTTCTCCTTCGTCTTATTTCGACATTTCTGTACGGGAAACAGAAAGAAAGAACCAGAGAGAAACTTAGAAAGAGAAAAGTCCGATTAAGAGAGAGTTTTCGATATTTGGCTGGATTGATCAAGTCCGAGTCAAGAACGATCGTCTGTGGGGTGAATCCGACTGTGATCTTGTTGCAGATGGCAAAAAGTAACCGTAACACAAGAAGGACTGTGAATGAGACCGCTGAGGGGTCTGCGAGCAATGTGGCCAGGAATGAAGCTTGTACGGAAGTGGCTCGGAAAGCTGCTCAGAATGCAGCGAATTTGAACAATGATGCAGCGGCTGGTGCTGCTGCTGGAGCTGCTGCTACTCCAGTTGGATTGGAAGCCGTGTTGTCTATCTTGGCGCAAGTCTTGGCAAGATTGCCTACTGCGGCGGCACCTCCAGTGGCCCCACCTGTTGCGGAGGAAGTGGAGAACGTGGTGCCTGATGGAGAAGAGGCACACGTTGTTAGGAATCCGTCTTACCTCAAGGTTATGGACCACATGCAGAAACTGGGAACAAAGTTCTTTTCAGGTGGTTCTAAACCAAAGCTAGCAGATCAATGGATTGACAGGATAGGGCAGAGCTTTAAGTTGATCCGTTGTCCTCTTGCTTACAAGAAGGACAATTTTGTCCACTACTTGGACGGTGATGCGCACCTCTGGTGGCGAGGTGTAGCGGCTCGGATTGGTGCTGAGCATTGCATGTGGGCCAACTTTAAGACCGAATTCCGTGGAAAGTATTTTCCGCCGGAAGCATTTGACCAGCTCGAGGGAGCTTTTCTCAGACTGGAACAGGGAACTATGACTGTAAGGGAGTATGAAGCGGAATTCAACAGCCTCAAGAAGTATGTTGGGCGTGAGGCTGAGTCGGAAATCTCCTTGGTCCGAAAATTCATGTGCGGACTCAGGGTTGATCTCCGAACTCGCTGTAAGATCCGCAACTATGATACTGTGGCCGAACTGGTGGAAAAGGCCGCAGAACAGGAAGCTGGAATCAGTGAGGAAGCCAAGGTGTTTGGCACAGTGGCGCATGTCCATCCTGGTAAGCATGCGGGAAAGAATCAAAAGCCGGTGAAGGCTAGCGCTTCTAGCAAGCCGAATGCAACCGGTCGCAGTGCGTGTTCGACTTGCGGGAAGATGCACTATGGTGTCTGCCGTGCTGCTACGGGAGCTTGTCACCGTTGCGGAAGTATGGATCACAAGGTGCGTGATTGCCCTAAGGAAGATCTAAGGCCGAAGAGCCAAAACAAGGATGCTGGGGAACGTGTGTGCTACAACTGCGGCAAAACGGGGCACTACAAGAATCAGTGTCCGAAGGACGCGCAATCTGCTGGGAAGCGTCCGAGTGATGGGCCTCAGCCGGCGGCAAAGAGGCAGGCCATCATGCCGCGGGTGTACACAATCGGTGATGAGTCAATGGACCCAAGCACGTCTCGTCCGATCACTGGTGAGTCATCCTATCTCTCACCTTTGCCTTAAGAATTTCTGTGTGAAATTGCTTGCTTGAAGAGTGGGTCCTTAGTGTTCCGGGTGAATATGTAGGGACCTTAGTCATGGGTGGAGTGGCAACCCATGTTCTgtttgattctggtgcatctcactGCTTTGTGCAACCCGAGATGATTGGAGTTGGGGAATTTCATAaagaaccagaagaagaagtaagagtGGTTCGGGTAGCTGGTGGTCAGATCATGTACACTTCAGGGAAAATCCGAAACGTCTCTGTGATGATCGGAGGAGTGAACATGCCAGCCGACTTGGTCGTTTTCCCAGTGAAATCATACGATGTGatccttggaatggattggCTGAGAAAATACAAGGCACATCTTGATTGTCATCGTGGCCGAGTTCAGTTTGAGATAGGCAATGGAAAGCTTGTCTATCAAGGGGCCAGACCGACCAATGGGAGTCTGATCATTTCAGCACTTCAAGCAGAAAGAATGCTGGAAAAAGGATGTGAGGCTTATCTGGCTTCAATCACAACTGTGGAAGTCGGACCAGATGCTAAGTTGGAAGGGATTCCGATTGTAAAGGAGTATGATGACGTGTTTGAATCCTTGACAGGATAGCCACCGGACCGTGCTGATCCTTTCACGATTGAGCTTGAGCCGGGCACAAAGCCAATCTCGAAAGATCCGCACCGGATGGCTCCGACTGAAATGGCAGAACTTAAGAAACAATTAGatgaactgatggagaaagggttTGTGCACCCAAACAGTTCACCTTGGGCACACCGGTTCTgttcgtgaagaagaaagatggtagCTTCATGTTATGCATTGATTACAGGGGGATTAACAGAGTCacagtgaagaacaagtaccctctTCCAAGGATTGACGAGTTATTGGACCAACTCCGAGGTGCTACTTGtttctccaagattgatttaGCTTCGGGATACCATCAGATTCCGATTGCTGAAGAGGATGTTCGTAAGACAGCCTTCAGATCAAGATACGgccactacgagtttgtggtcatgccctTCGGATTGACCAACGCCCCTGCAGCctttatgaagatgatgaataacGTTTTCAGAGACCACCTGGATGAATTCGTTATAGTCTTCATAGACGACATCTTGATCTACTCAAAGAATCAGGAAGAGCACAAGGACCATCTGAGAATGGTTTTGGATAAGCTGCGGGAACATAAGTTGTTCGCCAAGCTCAGCAAATGCAGCTTTTGGCAAAGAGAAATTGGTTTCTTGGGTCATGTGGTCTCGGACAAGGGAGTGTCCGTGGACCAAAAGAAGATCAAGGCCATTGCGGACTGGCCCAGACAAAGGAACGCAACAGAGATCAGGAGCTTTCTCGGACTGGCTGGATACTACCAACGGTTTGTTAAGGGATTTGTCAGCATGTCTCAACCGTTGACAAAGTTGACCGGGAAAGATGTTCAGTTCGTGTGGACAGAAGGCTGTGATGTGAGTTTCAGCAAACTCAAGATGATGTTGACGACTACTCCAGTATTGGCTCTTCCAATGGACTTGGGTGCGTATTGATGCAGCAAGGCAAAGTGATCGCGTATGCGTCTTGACAGCTAAGGAAACACGAAGGGAACTATCCAACACACGACTTAGAGATGGCAGCTGTCGTGTTTGCCCTGAAGATATGGCGGTCTTATCTCTATGGTGCTAAGGTCCAAGTCTTCACggaccataagagcttgaagtatATCTTTACTCAACCAGAGCTGAACTTTAGACAGAGGCGTTGGATGGAACTGGTTGCGGATTACGACTTGGATATTGCCTACCATCCGGGAAAGGCAAATCTGGTCGCGGATGCCTTGAGCCGGAAGAGAGTAGCTTCAGCTTCAGAGAAAGACATGGAGGAACTAGTTCACATGGTTGGAACGTTACGACTAGCTGCCTTGACTGACGAAGTGGAACCGTTGGGTCTTGGTGCAGCGGATCAGGCGGACTTGTTGTCCCGAGTTTGCCTTGCACAGGAAAAGGATGAAGATCTGATCAAAGCTTCCAAGAACGAGAAAACGGAGTATCAGACTTCAAACAATGGGACGATTCTGGTTAATGGCCGAGTGTGTGTTCCTAACGACAAAGGATTGCGGGATGAGATCTTAAAGGAGGCACATCAGTCAAAGTTTTCGATACATCCAGGAGCCAATAAGATGTACCGAAACTTGAAGAGATACTATCATTGGGTTGGAATGAAGCGTGATGTTGCAAAATGGGTAGCTGGGCGCCTAATCTGCCAAATGGTTAAGGGAGAAAATCAAGTTCCGAGTGGACTACTTCAGAGTTTACCCATCCCAGAATGGCCTTGGGATAAGATCACGATGGACTTCGTGACTGGCTTGCCAATCAGGAACGGCAAGGACGCTATCTGGGTGATAGTGGACCGATTGACCAAGTCCGCACACTTCTTGGCTATCAACAAAACAGACAATGCAGCGGTGCTAGCCAAGTTGTACGTGGAACAGATCGTCAGACTTCATGAAGTTCCGGTAAGCATAGTGTCAGACCGAGACTCCAAGTTTTATTCGGCCTTCTGGAGAGCTATGTAGAAGTCGATGGGGACCAAGGTCTATATGAGTACAGCATATCATCCGCAAACGGATGGACAGTCAGAGAGGACAATCCGAACACTTGAAGACTTACTGCGATCTTGTGTTCTGGATTGGGGAGACAAATGGGATCAGTACTTGCATCTGGCTGAGTTTtcttacaacaacagctatcaTGCAAGCATTGGAATGTCGCCTTACGAGGCATTGTATGGACGTCCGTGTAGGACAccgttatgctggacccaagtgggggagcgcaaCATATTTGGCCGAGATTTTGTAGAAGAGACAACTGAAAGAATCCGAGTCTTGAAACTGAAGATGAAAGAGTCTCAGGACAGACAGAAGAGTTATGCAGACAGACGCTGAAAAGACCTTGAGTTCGAAGTAGGAGACATGGTATATCTCAAAACCGTCACCTACAAAGGCAAGGACCGATCCTCAAAGAATGCCAAGCTGAGTCCAAGATACATGGGGCCGTACaagatcctggaaaggattggaAAGGTCGCCTACAAACTGGAGCTGCCCTCATCAATGGGTCAGTTCcataatgtgttccatgtatcttTGCTGCGAAAATGCATAAGGAATCAAGACAACGTGGTTCCTGAACCACCATCTGACTTGAGAGAGAACCTTACTGTGGAGGGACGACCAGTCCGGATCATTGGTAGGAAAACCTAACC encodes:
- the LOC106396957 gene encoding translation initiation factor IF-2 isoform X2 — its product is MALSHLGKKGIETSFKRGLVLPRVPASTERHISSTFSKSTSGSVAFSFARYINGFGFSSPNHESFPTFTSIRCFHVSRETLARRKEDPDRQLSHRELKKQTVKTKGKFSKREKKTDKPPVEAPYVPPRLQRLAKGLAEKTVDVFEGMTLLEFSKRTGESLAVLQSILLNVGETVSSEFDAISIDVAELLAMEIGINVRRQHTTEGSQILPRPPVVTVMGHVDHGKTSLLDALRNTSVAAREAGGITQHVGAFVVGMPDSGTSITFLDTPGHAAFSEMRARGAAVTDIVVLVVAADDGVMPQTLEAIAHARSANVPIVVAINKCDKPGANPERVKNQLAAEGIELEDIGGNVQVVEVSAMKSTGLDKLEEALLLEAVDMDLKARVEGPAQAYVVEARLDKGRGPLATIIVKAGTLVSGHHVVIGSQWGRLRAIRDMAGKQTDRATPAMPVEIEGLKGLPMAGDDVIVVESEERAKMLSEGRKRKYERDRLLKAEEARVAEAEKKEAESEEGFVRVELPIIVKSDVQGTAQAVADALRTLNSPQVFVNIVHSGVGAVSHSDLERAQACGACIVAFNVKGGGSGNLSAAQASVKVFHHRVIYHLLEDIGNLIVEKAPGVSELEVAGEAEVLSIFKVLGKRRSEEDGVSIAGCKVMDGRVCRSGMMRLLRSGEVLFEGSCASLKREKQDVEQVGKGNECGLVMGEWNDFRVGDVIQCMEAVIRKPKFVSSESGAVRIEC
- the LOC106396957 gene encoding translation initiation factor IF-2 isoform X1 — its product is MALSHLGKKGIETSFKRGLVLPRVPASTERHISSTFSKSTSGSVAFSFARYINGFGFSSPNHESFPTFTSISRCFHVSRETLARRKEDPDRQLSHRELKKQTVKTKGKFSKREKKTDKPPVEAPYVPPRLQRLAKGLAEKTVDVFEGMTLLEFSKRTGESLAVLQSILLNVGETVSSEFDAISIDVAELLAMEIGINVRRQHTTEGSQILPRPPVVTVMGHVDHGKTSLLDALRNTSVAAREAGGITQHVGAFVVGMPDSGTSITFLDTPGHAAFSEMRARGAAVTDIVVLVVAADDGVMPQTLEAIAHARSANVPIVVAINKCDKPGANPERVKNQLAAEGIELEDIGGNVQVVEVSAMKSTGLDKLEEALLLEAVDMDLKARVEGPAQAYVVEARLDKGRGPLATIIVKAGTLVSGHHVVIGSQWGRLRAIRDMAGKQTDRATPAMPVEIEGLKGLPMAGDDVIVVESEERAKMLSEGRKRKYERDRLLKAEEARVAEAEKKEAESEEGFVRVELPIIVKSDVQGTAQAVADALRTLNSPQVFVNIVHSGVGAVSHSDLERAQACGACIVAFNVKGGGSGNLSAAQASVKVFHHRVIYHLLEDIGNLIVEKAPGVSELEVAGEAEVLSIFKVLGKRRSEEDGVSIAGCKVMDGRVCRSGMMRLLRSGEVLFEGSCASLKREKQDVEQVGKGNECGLVMGEWNDFRVGDVIQCMEAVIRKPKFVSSESGAVRIEC